A genomic region of Phragmites australis chromosome 2, lpPhrAust1.1, whole genome shotgun sequence contains the following coding sequences:
- the LOC133908770 gene encoding RING-H2 finger protein ATL39-like: protein MSGIGKASDPGSAWFGGGGSGRSPSAGLGHNVRFVTAAVAAFVSVLGLALFLHLYVCHVRRRNRRRGASAAAVLPTTAAAAPKGGLDPSAIAVLPTAAYGKEVGGDAGGCTECTICLGVMQEGEAVRVLPACGHVFHVPCVDLWLASSSSCPVCRAGVEPPPPCSAGWVQGKLQDAEKEEAGSSAPARGIGASLMKMLSRERPSPRRPQGADADAGELYDLERQQPQPQHAVDN, encoded by the coding sequence ATGTCGGGGATTGGGAAGGCGAGCGACCCGGGGTCAGCGTggttcggcggcggcggcagcggccgaaGCCCGTCGGCTGGGCTGGGCCACAACGTGCGGTTCGTCACCGCCGCAGTCGCCGCGTTCGTGTCCGTGCTCGGCCTCGCGCTCTTCCTGCACCTCTATGTCTGCCACGTCCGCCGCCGGAACCGGCGGCGCGGGGCCAGCGCGGCGGCCGTGCTTCCGACCACCGCGGCCGCGGCCCCGAAGGGCGGGCTGGATCCCTCGGCCATCGCAGTGCTGCCGACCGCGGCGTACGGGAAGGAGGTGGGCGGCGACGCGGGCGGCTGCACCGAGTGCACCATCTGCCTCGGCGTCATGCAGGAAGGGGAGGCGGTGCGGGTGCTGCCCGCCTGCGGCCACGTGTTCCacgtcccctgcgtcgaccTCTGGCTCGCGTCCAGCTCGTCGTGCCCGGTCTGCCGCGCCGGggtggagccgccgccgccgtgctcggCGGGGTGGGTGCAGGGGAAGCTGCAGGACGCGGAGAAAGAGGAGGCGGGCAGTTcggcgccggcgcgggggaTCGGTGCGTCGCTGATGAAGATGCTGAGCAGGGAAAGGCCGTCGCCACGGAGGCCACAgggcgccgacgccgacgccgggGAGTTGTACGACTTGGAGCGGCAGCAACCGCAGCCGCAGCACGCTGTGGATAATTAG